The Anaerolineae bacterium genome includes a window with the following:
- a CDS encoding molybdopterin molybdenumtransferase MoeA encodes MPVAKARARLKDFLAPVRETETVPLHQALGRVLAQPVHTSIPLPLFDNSSMDGFAVRAEDTRGASQEAPVILEVIDESRAGEPFHGQVGPGQTVRINTGAALPQGADAVVPVEDTDVPPATPNHALPAKVRIYRPVRPGEY; translated from the coding sequence ATGCCCGTTGCCAAGGCGCGAGCCCGCCTCAAGGACTTTCTCGCGCCAGTGCGCGAAACGGAAACCGTTCCCCTGCACCAGGCCCTGGGCCGCGTGCTTGCCCAGCCAGTGCATACTTCCATCCCCTTGCCCCTGTTCGACAACTCCTCCATGGACGGCTTTGCCGTCCGCGCCGAGGATACGCGAGGCGCTTCGCAAGAGGCCCCCGTGATCCTGGAGGTGATCGACGAATCCCGGGCCGGGGAGCCTTTCCACGGGCAGGTAGGGCCGGGCCAGACCGTGCGCATTAACACGGGCGCGGCCCTGCCTCAAGGGGCCGACGCCGTGGTGCCGGTCGAAGATACCGATGTACCGCCAGCCACCCCCAATCACGCGCTGCCCGCAAAGGTGCGCATCTATCGCCCGGTACGGCCAGGGGAGTAT